In Thermococcus camini, a genomic segment contains:
- a CDS encoding endonuclease/exonuclease/phosphatase family protein — protein sequence MNVDERDKILLGLGTGVLLASSLRIFVAGAYSSLEKTFFYGMNFPSGLGILLLLFAAFLVGRMSRKAGAALTAAYAIAVLITDATEYTHLVAAFALPVALALVKELDVKYLAMGLVADLSLRVLAVGAEPADFLYTRVILALFVLLGSYALWKEPGTLKKPGFGLYAFAALIELGLIYPNAVMRYSGMTVYYLPEFVGFSLLLALAILLGPHLAGKPEAAMALLIIGSATLFLKPLSLVGLPIALASTIALVESAKGSRGGVIGAFYMFLIATLALGAYVGRDIGLPFMEDRLEALILAASVVYALSAYGKSAEVSRPSVKEIIGPLIGLVLASVIVLALFYVGPTYSEGKKDVLLWTYNVHQGFGPYDGTFNGYELVNLLAEQKPDVWLAQEVVGGMIGNAYQDVPLFISAHLGYAYEYKPAVEGTYGIAVFSHWHMKTEGELNLESVGQARPAQKVSIEELGITVVNVHMGLSEEERAMQAGELLKFAEASPVAQIIAGDTNAEPDERAIEILTRDYRDAFSERPPYTFLWERNGVVDKENIDYILLKKDWPAKVKDYGCLCDVVVSDHRPVWAVIELP from the coding sequence ATGAACGTAGACGAGAGGGATAAAATACTGCTCGGTCTTGGAACGGGGGTGCTGCTGGCCTCGTCCCTCAGGATCTTTGTGGCCGGAGCGTACTCAAGCCTTGAGAAGACGTTCTTCTACGGAATGAACTTTCCATCCGGGCTGGGAATCCTCCTGCTCCTTTTCGCTGCATTCCTCGTCGGAAGGATGAGCAGAAAGGCTGGAGCAGCCCTAACAGCGGCCTATGCCATAGCGGTTCTGATAACCGATGCGACGGAATACACACACCTCGTGGCGGCTTTCGCCCTGCCGGTGGCCCTTGCGCTCGTCAAGGAGCTGGACGTGAAGTACCTGGCTATGGGGCTCGTCGCTGACCTGAGCCTCCGCGTCCTGGCTGTCGGAGCCGAGCCGGCTGACTTCCTGTACACGAGGGTTATCCTGGCGCTCTTCGTGCTCCTCGGTTCCTACGCCCTCTGGAAGGAACCGGGAACGCTCAAGAAGCCGGGCTTCGGCCTCTACGCTTTCGCCGCTCTCATCGAGCTTGGTCTCATCTACCCCAACGCGGTGATGCGCTACTCCGGAATGACCGTCTATTATCTCCCGGAGTTCGTCGGCTTCTCCCTGCTCCTCGCCCTGGCGATACTGCTCGGCCCCCACCTCGCGGGGAAGCCAGAAGCCGCGATGGCGCTCCTGATAATCGGCTCGGCGACGCTATTCCTTAAGCCCCTCTCTCTGGTCGGCCTGCCTATAGCCTTGGCCTCAACCATCGCCCTCGTTGAGAGCGCGAAGGGCAGCAGAGGAGGAGTCATCGGGGCTTTCTACATGTTCCTAATCGCAACGCTCGCCCTCGGGGCCTACGTCGGCAGGGACATCGGCCTGCCCTTCATGGAGGACAGGCTTGAGGCCCTTATCCTCGCCGCCTCGGTGGTTTATGCCCTCAGTGCCTACGGGAAGAGCGCAGAGGTAAGCCGTCCAAGCGTGAAGGAGATCATCGGCCCGCTCATTGGTCTCGTCCTGGCATCGGTCATAGTACTGGCGCTCTTCTACGTCGGGCCAACCTACAGCGAGGGGAAAAAGGACGTCCTCCTCTGGACCTACAACGTCCACCAGGGGTTCGGGCCGTACGACGGAACGTTCAACGGCTACGAGCTTGTGAACCTTTTGGCCGAGCAGAAGCCCGACGTGTGGCTCGCCCAGGAGGTCGTTGGCGGAATGATAGGCAACGCTTACCAAGACGTTCCCCTCTTCATCTCCGCCCACCTCGGCTATGCTTACGAGTACAAGCCCGCCGTTGAGGGGACCTACGGAATAGCGGTCTTCTCCCACTGGCACATGAAGACCGAAGGTGAGCTCAACCTGGAGAGCGTCGGCCAGGCGAGACCGGCTCAGAAGGTCTCCATCGAGGAGCTGGGCATAACCGTGGTAAACGTCCACATGGGGCTCAGCGAGGAGGAAAGGGCGATGCAGGCAGGGGAACTGCTAAAGTTCGCTGAAGCTTCGCCAGTTGCCCAAATAATAGCCGGCGACACCAACGCCGAGCCAGACGAGAGGGCGATAGAGATACTCACCCGCGACTACAGAGATGCTTTCTCCGAGAGGCCGCCTTATACCTTCCTCTGGGAGCGCAACGGGGTGGTTGACAAGGAGAACATAGACTACATACTGCTCAAGAAGGACTGGCCGGCAAAAGTCAAAGATTACGGCTGCCTCTGCGACGTCGTGGTGTCAGACCACAGACCGGTGTGGGCGGTAATAGAACTGCCGTGA
- a CDS encoding NAD(P)/FAD-dependent oxidoreductase, whose translation MKVVVVGSGTAGSNFALFMRKLDRKAEIVVIGKEPTMQYSPCALPHVISGTIEKPEDVIVFPNEFYERQKIQLMLGTEVKSIDRERKVVVTDKGEIPYDKLVLAVGSKAFVPPIKGIENEGVFTLKSLDDVRRIKAYITERKPKKAVVIGAGLIGLEGAEAFAKLGMEVLVVELMDRLMPTMLDKDTAKLVQKEMEANGVSFRFGVGVSEIVGSPVEAVKIGDEEVEADLVLVATGVRANVDLAKEAGLEVNRGIVVNEHLQTSDPDIYAIGDCAEVIDAVTGERTLSQLGTSAVRMAKVAAEHIAGKDVSFRPVFNTAITELFGLEIGTFGITEERAKKSGIEIAVGKFKGSTKPEYYPGGKPITVKLIFRKSDRKLIGAQIVGGERVWGRIMTLSALAQKEATVEDVVYLETAYAPPISPTIDPISVAGEMALRRFR comes from the coding sequence ATGAAAGTTGTCGTTGTCGGTTCTGGTACGGCCGGAAGCAACTTTGCCTTATTCATGCGCAAGCTCGACAGGAAGGCGGAAATAGTAGTCATCGGAAAGGAACCAACGATGCAATACTCCCCCTGCGCCCTGCCTCACGTCATCAGCGGAACCATCGAGAAGCCCGAGGACGTTATCGTCTTCCCGAACGAGTTCTACGAGAGGCAGAAAATCCAGCTCATGCTCGGAACGGAGGTCAAATCCATAGATCGCGAGAGGAAAGTTGTGGTCACGGATAAGGGGGAAATCCCCTACGACAAGCTTGTTCTGGCTGTGGGTTCGAAGGCCTTCGTCCCCCCGATAAAGGGCATCGAGAACGAGGGAGTGTTTACGCTCAAGAGCCTCGACGACGTGCGGAGGATAAAGGCCTATATAACCGAGAGGAAGCCAAAGAAGGCCGTTGTAATCGGCGCCGGTCTAATCGGACTCGAAGGGGCCGAGGCCTTCGCGAAGCTCGGCATGGAGGTTCTGGTCGTTGAGCTGATGGACAGATTAATGCCGACGATGCTTGACAAAGATACCGCCAAGCTCGTTCAGAAGGAGATGGAAGCCAACGGAGTTTCCTTCCGCTTCGGCGTTGGGGTCAGCGAGATAGTCGGCAGTCCGGTCGAGGCCGTCAAGATAGGCGACGAGGAAGTCGAGGCCGACCTCGTCCTCGTCGCCACCGGCGTAAGGGCCAACGTTGACCTCGCCAAGGAAGCCGGACTGGAGGTGAACCGCGGGATAGTAGTTAACGAGCACCTCCAGACGAGCGATCCAGATATTTATGCGATAGGCGACTGCGCCGAGGTGATAGATGCCGTAACCGGCGAGAGGACGCTCAGCCAGCTCGGAACCTCCGCCGTCAGAATGGCGAAGGTCGCCGCCGAGCACATAGCAGGTAAAGACGTCTCCTTTAGGCCGGTCTTCAACACGGCCATAACAGAGCTCTTCGGCCTTGAGATAGGCACCTTCGGAATAACGGAGGAGAGGGCGAAGAAATCTGGAATAGAAATAGCGGTCGGAAAGTTTAAAGGCTCGACGAAGCCGGAATACTACCCCGGTGGAAAGCCTATAACCGTCAAGCTGATTTTCAGGAAGTCCGATAGAAAGCTCATCGGCGCCCAGATAGTCGGCGGGGAAAGGGTGTGGGGCAGGATAATGACGCTCTCCGCCCTAGCACAGAAAGAGGCAACCGTCGAGGACGTCGTTTACCTTGAGACCGCCTACGCCCCTCCGATAAGCCCGACGATAGACCCGATAAGCGTGGCTGGAGAGATGGCCCTCAGGAGATTCCGCTGA